A genome region from Balneolaceae bacterium includes the following:
- a CDS encoding GAF domain-containing protein: MAFDEMVLFSGNPILGEDRYVHPLSIDGQVIGYICLHMDSDLCTEDRRELIQAYAIIVAQELELVQNKSILERFSNRLLEKKESWKKPSSITATCSALPHTTSPPR, translated from the coding sequence ATGGCCTTCGACGAGATGGTTCTCTTTTCGGGCAATCCCATTCTGGGCGAGGACCGCTATGTTCATCCCCTTTCGATAGACGGGCAGGTCATCGGCTACATCTGCCTGCACATGGACAGCGACCTCTGCACCGAGGACCGGCGCGAACTGATACAGGCCTACGCCATCATTGTTGCCCAGGAACTGGAGCTGGTCCAGAACAAATCCATCCTGGAGCGTTTTTCCAACCGTCTGCTGGAGAAGAAAGAGAGCTGGAAAAAACCGAGCAGTATAACAGCAACCTGCTCAGCATTACCACACACGACCTCTCCTCCCCGCTGA
- a CDS encoding HAMP domain-containing sensor histidine kinase produces MNAVSGYLDLMNDALEEDGDLSRILDYHRMIQSGINDISDMLNQLNEIAKIEKGLVSLHFTKVDLCWLIEETCDLLRPIAQKEDRRLVYDAPEYPVYAEVDFVKLKRVVYNLISNGIKYTGVGGRVAVSVENGGDMARVVVDDNGIGISEDDKEAIFEPFVKLNSSGKDGLTSSGLGLFISSYFTRQMHGKISVDSVEGQGSTFMVSLPLAEGFQQSVSA; encoded by the coding sequence CTGAATGCCGTTTCAGGTTACCTTGACCTGATGAACGACGCCCTGGAAGAGGATGGCGACCTGAGCCGTATTTTGGATTATCACCGGATGATCCAGTCGGGCATCAACGACATCTCCGACATGCTTAACCAGCTTAATGAGATCGCCAAGATTGAAAAGGGACTCGTATCCCTCCATTTTACCAAGGTGGATCTCTGCTGGCTGATTGAGGAGACCTGCGACCTGCTTCGGCCCATTGCCCAGAAGGAGGACCGCCGCCTGGTTTACGATGCGCCGGAATACCCGGTTTATGCGGAGGTGGATTTCGTGAAGCTCAAGCGGGTGGTATACAACCTCATATCCAACGGCATAAAGTACACCGGGGTGGGGGGACGGGTTGCGGTGTCCGTGGAAAATGGGGGTGACATGGCCCGCGTGGTGGTGGATGACAACGGCATCGGCATATCCGAAGACGACAAGGAAGCGATTTTCGAGCCCTTCGTAAAACTGAACTCCAGCGGAAAGGACGGGCTCACCTCCAGCGGCCTGGGCCTGTTCATCTCTTCCTACTTCACCCGCCAGATGCATGGCAAGATCAGCGTGGACAGTGTGGAAGGCCAGGGCAGCACCTTTATGGTTTCACTGCCCCTGGCCGAGGGTTTCCAGCAGTCCGTGTCTGCCTGA
- the pyrR gene encoding bifunctional pyr operon transcriptional regulator/uracil phosphoribosyltransferase PyrR codes for MKKAKIMSAEELNRTYLRFAHQFLEPHDDPSRLAIIGMQTRGVPIAKRVLSHLQESFGVRPDFGILDVTFYRDDFRSKLKMPGVKVTEIPFDLYDRDIVLVDDVLFTGRTVRSAMDAVMDYGRPNSIRFCCMVDRGTASFPSRPTTWESAFPPTPTRRCV; via the coding sequence GTGAAAAAAGCCAAAATTATGTCGGCCGAGGAGCTGAATCGCACCTACCTGCGATTCGCCCACCAGTTCCTTGAACCGCACGACGACCCCTCCAGGCTGGCCATCATCGGCATGCAGACCCGGGGTGTGCCCATTGCCAAACGCGTGCTGTCCCACCTGCAGGAGTCCTTCGGAGTGCGTCCCGACTTCGGAATACTCGACGTGACCTTCTACCGGGACGATTTTCGGAGCAAGCTCAAGATGCCCGGCGTGAAGGTCACCGAGATCCCCTTCGACCTCTACGACCGCGACATCGTGCTGGTGGACGATGTGCTCTTTACGGGTCGAACGGTGCGTTCGGCCATGGATGCCGTCATGGATTACGGGCGTCCCAACAGCATTCGTTTCTGTTGCATGGTGGACAGGGGCACCGCCAGCTTCCCATCTCGGCCGACTACGTGGGAATCCGCGTTCCCACCCACACCAACGAGGAGGTGCGTGTGA
- a CDS encoding aspartate carbamoyltransferase catalytic subunit translates to MAENSSPAQDYLFEQPHLLGLADYSREDILYVLDQAKYFREILDRPVPKVPTLRDKTIVNLFYENSTRTRLSFELAQKRMGADVVNFSTGGSSVKKGESLKDTIRNISSMKIDMVVVRHQSPGVPHFLTRVVDATIINAGDGAHEHPTQALLDMFTMRQVRADLENRHVAIIGDIAHSRVVRSNIIGLRKLGAEVTVCGPPTFMPVYVEDLGVNVSHNLEDTLSRCDIAMALRIQLERQEGQTGLFPSIREYHELFGIKRTHLERYPDFTVMHPGPVNRGVELESEVADSDRSIILSQVTNGVAVRMAVLYLLSGGTRI, encoded by the coding sequence ATGGCTGAAAATTCCTCGCCTGCGCAGGACTATCTTTTCGAGCAGCCCCACCTGCTGGGGCTGGCCGATTACAGCCGGGAGGACATTCTGTATGTGCTCGACCAGGCGAAGTATTTTCGCGAGATCCTGGATCGGCCGGTGCCCAAGGTGCCCACCCTGCGCGACAAGACCATCGTAAATCTCTTCTACGAGAACAGCACGCGCACGCGCCTCTCCTTCGAGCTGGCCCAGAAGAGAATGGGAGCCGACGTGGTGAACTTTTCCACGGGGGGATCCAGCGTGAAGAAGGGGGAGTCGCTCAAGGACACCATACGCAATATCTCCTCCATGAAAATTGACATGGTGGTGGTGCGGCACCAGAGCCCGGGTGTGCCTCATTTCCTCACGAGGGTGGTCGACGCCACCATCATCAACGCCGGCGACGGGGCTCACGAGCATCCCACGCAGGCGCTGCTCGACATGTTCACCATGCGCCAGGTGCGTGCCGATCTCGAAAACCGGCATGTCGCCATCATCGGAGACATTGCCCACAGCCGGGTGGTTCGCTCCAACATCATCGGCCTGCGCAAACTGGGAGCCGAGGTCACCGTATGTGGTCCCCCGACCTTCATGCCGGTATACGTGGAGGATCTGGGCGTGAACGTCTCCCACAACCTGGAGGACACCCTCTCGCGCTGCGACATCGCCATGGCACTACGCATCCAGCTGGAGCGGCAGGAAGGTCAGACCGGGCTTTTCCCCAGCATACGCGAATATCACGAGCTTTTCGGCATCAAGCGCACGCACCTGGAGCGCTACCCCGATTTTACGGTCATGCACCCGGGCCCGGTCAACCGCGGGGTGGAGCTGGAGAGTGAGGTGGCCGACAGCGACCGCTCCATCATTCTCAGCCAGGTTACCAACGGGGTGGCCGTGCGCATGGCCGTGCTCTACCTGCTCAGCGGGGGCACGCGCATCTAG
- a CDS encoding EamA family transporter, with protein sequence MSKRTLVESALLMVAFIWALNFSVIKASLEWMEPFPFNGLRFLFATTVVWGALWWKGQKLRVPRKDWLPLLGMGLMGNLLYQGLFIVGIDFTLSANAAVMLGTIPVWVALFSHLAGTERMNLVKGMGVLFAFGGIVFILSGGENELSLGSDTFTGDLIIILAAMVWGAFTMMSKPFLERYTPIQFSVIVTSVGCVALMVAGLPGILRIEWAAVPAAAWGGVVYSGLLSIGAAYVVWNYGIQTVGAVHTSTYQNLVPVMGLLFGVLLLGERLTTFQYAGSALVICGIVLARWKKSRKR encoded by the coding sequence GTGAGCAAACGCACCCTGGTCGAATCCGCACTGCTGATGGTGGCCTTCATCTGGGCCCTCAACTTCTCGGTCATCAAGGCAAGCCTGGAGTGGATGGAGCCCTTCCCTTTCAACGGTCTGCGCTTCCTCTTTGCCACGACTGTCGTCTGGGGCGCCCTCTGGTGGAAAGGACAGAAACTGCGGGTGCCCCGCAAGGATTGGCTGCCGCTGCTGGGCATGGGACTGATGGGCAACCTGCTCTACCAGGGCCTCTTTATCGTAGGCATCGATTTCACCCTTTCGGCGAACGCGGCGGTCATGCTTGGCACCATCCCTGTCTGGGTGGCCCTCTTCTCACACCTTGCGGGCACCGAACGCATGAACCTGGTCAAGGGCATGGGCGTGCTTTTCGCCTTCGGGGGCATCGTCTTCATCCTGTCGGGCGGGGAGAACGAACTCAGCCTGGGGTCGGATACCTTCACCGGCGACCTGATCATCATCCTGGCGGCCATGGTCTGGGGCGCCTTTACCATGATGTCCAAGCCCTTCCTGGAACGCTATACGCCCATTCAGTTTTCGGTGATCGTCACCTCGGTGGGATGCGTGGCCTTGATGGTCGCCGGTCTTCCCGGCATCCTGCGTATCGAATGGGCCGCTGTGCCCGCAGCGGCCTGGGGCGGGGTGGTCTACAGCGGACTCCTCTCCATCGGCGCGGCCTACGTGGTGTGGAACTACGGCATACAGACCGTGGGCGCGGTGCATACCTCCACCTACCAGAACCTTGTGCCGGTTATGGGACTGCTTTTCGGGGTGCTTCTTCTGGGCGAGCGGCTGACCACGTTTCAGTACGCCGGCTCGGCCCTGGTCATCTGCGGCATCGTACTGGCCCGCTGGAAAAAGTCCCGGAAACGCTAG
- a CDS encoding TetR/AcrR family transcriptional regulator, whose translation MGTEERKMREKERRRDQILDAAERVIFSQGLDQSTMEEIAEEAELSKGTLYLYFRNKKELYLGICERGSNLLNGRLAKVFAAERSGLEMVRELGEVYLRFVRENPHYFTAFMHYESSMNLEELQESEMVATCEKNVREAMTFIIRALQIGMQDGTIDDAVEPRELAVIIWGSTKGLVQISHMKEQGHHFKMMDEMDLNVDSIYENYLNLIGRAIAAGTGR comes from the coding sequence ATGGGAACCGAAGAACGCAAAATGCGTGAGAAGGAACGCCGCCGCGACCAGATCCTGGACGCGGCCGAGCGTGTTATCTTTTCCCAGGGGCTTGACCAGTCGACCATGGAAGAGATCGCCGAGGAGGCCGAACTGAGCAAGGGTACCCTCTACCTCTACTTCCGGAACAAAAAGGAGCTCTACCTGGGCATCTGCGAACGCGGTTCCAACCTGCTCAACGGGCGGTTGGCCAAGGTGTTTGCCGCCGAACGGTCCGGCCTGGAAATGGTACGGGAACTGGGCGAGGTATACCTTCGCTTCGTTCGTGAAAACCCCCATTATTTCACTGCTTTCATGCATTATGAGTCGAGCATGAACCTGGAGGAGCTCCAGGAGAGTGAGATGGTGGCCACCTGCGAAAAGAACGTACGCGAGGCGATGACCTTTATCATCCGCGCCCTGCAGATCGGCATGCAGGACGGCACCATCGACGATGCGGTGGAGCCCCGGGAACTGGCTGTCATTATCTGGGGAAGCACCAAGGGACTGGTACAGATTTCGCACATGAAAGAGCAGGGCCACCATTTCAAGATGATGGATGAGATGGACCTGAACGTCGATTCCATATACGAGAATTACCTGAACCTGATCGGGCGGGCCATCGCGGCCGGTACCGGGAGGTGA
- a CDS encoding TolC family protein, with product MKQPKITKARKALVAAALLLGMTGWSATGSTARAQTHASPDSTLTLSQAIQVALANNHQIKRSLLSLEDADEQVRMAWSEVLPDISGSASYSRNIELPVFFFPQDPSDPNSPLRAIQAGEDNNWNAGLSVEQTLFRGEAFVGIGTSQLYKEAQAEGVRATTQQIVTDTRLAYYDVLIAEERLRLQHETVSRLRENLRENRARREAGLVDSYQVLQVEVQLGNQEPQLTQARYEVRQAYRRLKMVLGVPLDLSLSVTGDLGSYTIRSDQAGTAENRHLKEVDTITPYRYQGGGMEREAVTDMRGDIRVLETQNDLKGKEIRAIKSRFLPSLTARYNLGWRAEEPGSPTFFGKDRNRVRTQSLMLSLSVPIFEGFGRMASLNMARIEKRDLEIQREQVIRQATSEIQSARESLDQAIETAPARRKALDQAREGYQRATARLENGLGSQLDVIEAEFQLRQAEVNYASMVYRYLTAKARYDLALGMVPYVDSEAPERE from the coding sequence ATGAAACAGCCAAAGATCACGAAGGCCCGCAAAGCGCTTGTTGCGGCGGCCCTGCTGCTGGGCATGACGGGATGGAGTGCCACCGGCAGTACCGCCCGGGCGCAGACGCACGCCTCCCCCGATTCCACACTCACCCTTTCACAGGCCATCCAGGTGGCCCTGGCCAACAACCACCAGATCAAACGCTCCCTGCTGTCCCTTGAGGATGCAGACGAGCAGGTGCGGATGGCCTGGAGCGAGGTACTTCCCGACATTTCGGGCTCGGCCTCCTATTCGCGGAACATCGAACTTCCGGTCTTTTTCTTTCCCCAGGACCCATCCGATCCCAATTCGCCGCTGCGCGCCATCCAAGCCGGGGAGGATAACAACTGGAACGCCGGCCTCAGCGTCGAACAGACGCTTTTCAGGGGCGAAGCCTTTGTGGGAATCGGCACCTCGCAGCTCTACAAGGAAGCACAGGCCGAAGGGGTGCGGGCCACAACCCAGCAGATCGTCACCGATACCCGGCTCGCCTACTATGATGTACTGATAGCTGAGGAGCGGCTCCGCCTGCAGCACGAAACGGTGAGCCGGCTGCGCGAGAATCTGCGCGAGAACCGTGCGCGCCGTGAAGCCGGACTGGTGGACTCCTACCAGGTCCTCCAGGTGGAGGTCCAGCTTGGCAATCAGGAGCCGCAGCTCACACAGGCCCGGTACGAGGTCCGCCAGGCCTACCGCAGACTCAAGATGGTATTGGGCGTTCCCCTGGATCTTTCGCTTTCGGTCACGGGCGACCTGGGTTCCTACACCATCCGGTCGGACCAGGCGGGGACCGCCGAGAACCGCCACCTCAAGGAAGTCGATACCATCACTCCCTATCGCTACCAGGGCGGGGGCATGGAACGTGAAGCGGTGACCGACATGCGTGGCGACATTCGCGTGCTGGAAACGCAGAACGACCTGAAAGGCAAGGAGATCCGGGCCATCAAAAGCCGATTCCTTCCCTCGCTGACCGCCCGATACAACCTGGGCTGGCGGGCCGAGGAGCCGGGTTCGCCCACCTTCTTCGGCAAAGACCGGAACCGCGTGCGCACCCAGAGCCTGATGCTCAGCCTGAGCGTGCCCATTTTCGAGGGCTTCGGACGTATGGCCAGCCTCAACATGGCACGCATAGAAAAGAGGGACCTGGAGATTCAGCGTGAGCAGGTCATTCGTCAGGCCACCAGCGAAATTCAATCGGCCCGTGAGTCCCTTGACCAGGCTATAGAGACGGCGCCTGCCCGCCGCAAGGCCCTGGACCAGGCCAGGGAAGGATACCAGCGCGCGACAGCTCGCCTGGAAAACGGGCTGGGATCCCAGCTTGACGTCATAGAGGCGGAGTTTCAGCTGCGCCAGGCCGAGGTCAATTACGCCTCCATGGTCTATCGTTATCTGACCGCCAAGGCGCGCTACGATCTTGCCCTCGGCATGGTTCCGTACGTGGACAGCGAGGCCCCCGAACGTGAATAA
- a CDS encoding efflux RND transporter periplasmic adaptor subunit, which produces MKHATYFVTALTLFAVILAGCTQSGETTQEVGVKTVNVETRILEAAPFERYLRLVGTVASRNDVQVSAEVGGRIEEVYVDRGDRVARGDRIAKIDDSQLLREKQRLEAVTARSRENFQRLQRLFRQDSVGSEMEYLNAMYTYEQNQAALESVEVSLEKTDVSAPFDASVENIFLERGEMASPGTPLVRLIGFDRLKVIAGVPSRFADVVQQGDRVQVWFDYQSSDTLDLPIAFVGQSIDPDARTFRIEVNLPAGSPAHKVDMVANLKLRTLRRDSVLSVGEEFVYEQRGATWSTPWVPTIRARRSRACAPYAWVNHSRTA; this is translated from the coding sequence ATGAAGCACGCAACGTATTTTGTCACCGCCCTGACCCTGTTCGCCGTAATCCTGGCGGGCTGCACCCAGTCCGGGGAAACGACGCAGGAGGTGGGCGTCAAAACCGTGAACGTGGAAACGCGGATCCTGGAGGCCGCTCCCTTTGAGCGCTACCTTCGCCTGGTGGGCACCGTGGCCTCGCGCAACGACGTGCAGGTGTCGGCCGAGGTGGGCGGGCGCATCGAGGAGGTCTACGTGGACCGCGGCGACCGGGTGGCCCGCGGCGACCGCATCGCCAAGATCGATGACAGCCAGCTGCTGCGCGAGAAACAGCGCCTGGAGGCGGTCACCGCCCGGTCCCGCGAAAATTTCCAGCGCCTGCAGCGACTGTTCCGCCAGGACAGCGTGGGATCGGAAATGGAGTACCTGAACGCCATGTACACCTACGAGCAGAACCAGGCGGCCCTGGAGTCGGTGGAGGTGAGCCTGGAGAAAACGGATGTCAGCGCCCCCTTTGACGCCAGCGTGGAGAATATTTTCCTGGAGCGGGGAGAAATGGCCAGCCCCGGCACACCGCTGGTGAGGCTCATAGGGTTCGATCGGCTGAAGGTGATCGCCGGCGTGCCCTCCCGCTTCGCCGACGTGGTGCAGCAGGGCGATCGCGTGCAGGTCTGGTTCGACTACCAGAGTTCCGACACCCTCGATCTCCCCATCGCATTTGTAGGCCAGAGTATCGATCCCGATGCGCGCACGTTCCGCATCGAGGTTAACCTGCCGGCCGGGAGCCCCGCCCACAAGGTGGACATGGTGGCCAACCTGAAATTGCGGACCTTGCGGCGCGACAGTGTACTGTCGGTGGGCGAGGAGTTTGTGTACGAGCAGCGGGGAGCTACGTGGTCTACACCCTGGGTACCGACGATCAGGGCGAGACGGTCGCGCGCATGCGCCCCGTACGCCTGGGTGAATCATTCGAGAACCGCGTAA
- a CDS encoding efflux RND transporter permease subunit, with translation MTVPNILVITTYPGVSPEDMESLVTRPLEDELAGISDIKEMTSSTLEGYSNITLEFESDLDIDEALQKVREKVDLAKPELPSEAEDPIIQEINLSEFPIMQVNVSGQYDLVRLKEIAEDLQDRIEAIPSVLEVNLAGGLEREVKVDVNLPRLKYYGLTFGDVIAAIQAENVTVPGGSIDVGNKKFLLRVPGEYDTVQPIEDIVVDAPDDKPIYVRDLAEVEFGFKERATCAELENDPVITLSVVKRSGENILETSRAVKQILDEALPSLPPTTNFEITSDQSKDINSMVSSLENNIISGLLLVIGILLFFLGIRNASFVGVAIPLSMFLSFIVLSVLGQTMNMIVLFSLILALGMLVDNAIVVVENIYRYLEEGFDNFEAAKKGTAEVAVPIITGTLTTLAAFTPLLFWPGVVGEFMGFLPLTLIVTLSSSLFVALVINPVLCALFMTVDYTEDGSKLSMTRRGRIFIAAVAGLFLAGMLLSSFLTWSMLIVAAGLLWLSYRYVLNPIGIWWQRKGLPRVLAHYERALRWSLDHGKSIVGISVLVLLSSFVVFGMFNPGVEYFPEDIPPARVYVQVEAPVGTNVEFTKSVVDRLENKIPEIPNGDDIETFLSTSGSAISANPMGDGGNSSHLGTIVLNFVDYQQREGTSFQTMEYVRSNFSRGIAGANVTVEEEQGGPPSGPPINLEISGSDIAVLERISGEILSIIENDPVYSKLDGLETDMPEARPEVRVNVDREKAAMYGLSTQIIGNTVRQAVNGVEASQYRDGKDEYDITVRLAEQYRRDLSTLQDLTLVEEGRQIPLSSVATWEITEGLGGINHVDQERVITVSAQVRSGYNANAVLGEVQGVVGDYLDSEIPDGYRTSWTGQQEDQQEAMEFLSGAFVIALFLIAFILISQFNSVQQTLYRHDLRADVHRRGLFRAGLLPDAFCDHHDRHRGDLPGRGGGEQRHRDDRLH, from the coding sequence ATCACCGTACCCAATATCCTGGTGATCACCACCTACCCGGGCGTGTCGCCGGAGGACATGGAGAGCCTCGTCACGCGTCCCCTCGAGGACGAGCTGGCCGGCATTTCCGATATCAAGGAGATGACCTCATCCACCCTCGAGGGCTATTCCAACATCACCCTGGAATTCGAGTCGGACCTCGACATCGACGAGGCCCTGCAGAAGGTGCGTGAGAAGGTGGATCTGGCCAAGCCGGAGCTGCCTTCGGAGGCCGAAGATCCCATAATCCAGGAGATCAACCTCTCGGAATTTCCCATCATGCAGGTCAACGTATCCGGGCAATACGACCTGGTGCGACTCAAGGAGATTGCCGAAGACCTGCAGGACCGCATCGAGGCCATTCCCTCCGTTCTGGAGGTGAACCTGGCCGGTGGACTCGAGCGAGAGGTGAAGGTGGATGTAAACCTGCCCCGCCTGAAGTACTACGGGCTCACCTTCGGCGATGTGATTGCCGCCATCCAGGCCGAAAATGTGACCGTGCCCGGCGGCTCCATCGATGTGGGCAACAAGAAATTCCTGTTGCGGGTGCCGGGCGAATACGACACGGTGCAGCCCATAGAGGATATCGTAGTGGACGCCCCGGACGACAAACCCATCTACGTGCGCGACCTGGCCGAGGTGGAGTTCGGCTTCAAGGAACGCGCCACCTGCGCCGAGCTGGAGAACGACCCCGTCATCACACTCTCGGTGGTCAAGCGCAGCGGGGAGAACATCCTGGAGACCTCCCGCGCGGTCAAGCAGATCCTGGACGAGGCCCTGCCGTCCCTGCCGCCCACGACCAACTTTGAGATCACCTCCGACCAGAGCAAGGACATCAACTCCATGGTGAGCAGCCTGGAGAACAACATCATCAGTGGGCTGCTGCTGGTGATCGGCATCCTGCTCTTCTTCCTGGGCATTCGCAACGCCTCCTTCGTAGGGGTGGCCATTCCCCTCTCGATGTTTCTCTCTTTTATCGTGCTGAGCGTCCTGGGGCAGACCATGAATATGATTGTGCTTTTTTCGCTCATCCTGGCCCTGGGCATGCTCGTGGACAACGCCATTGTCGTGGTGGAGAACATATACCGCTACCTGGAGGAGGGCTTTGATAACTTCGAAGCCGCCAAAAAGGGCACCGCCGAAGTGGCCGTGCCCATTATCACCGGCACGCTGACCACCCTCGCCGCCTTCACCCCGCTGCTGTTCTGGCCGGGCGTGGTCGGGGAGTTCATGGGTTTCCTGCCGCTAACCCTCATCGTCACGCTCAGCAGCTCCCTCTTCGTGGCGCTGGTAATCAACCCGGTGCTTTGCGCACTTTTCATGACGGTGGACTACACCGAGGACGGAAGCAAGCTTTCCATGACACGCAGGGGGCGCATCTTCATCGCCGCCGTTGCGGGCCTCTTCCTGGCCGGCATGCTGCTCAGCAGCTTTCTCACCTGGAGCATGCTCATCGTGGCTGCCGGACTGCTCTGGCTGTCCTACCGCTATGTACTGAACCCCATCGGCATCTGGTGGCAGCGGAAGGGACTCCCCCGGGTGCTGGCACACTACGAACGCGCGTTGCGCTGGTCGCTGGACCACGGCAAGAGCATCGTGGGCATCTCCGTGCTGGTGTTGCTGTCCAGCTTCGTGGTTTTTGGCATGTTCAACCCCGGCGTAGAGTATTTCCCGGAAGACATCCCCCCGGCGCGGGTCTACGTGCAGGTGGAAGCGCCTGTGGGCACCAACGTTGAGTTCACCAAGTCGGTGGTGGACCGGCTGGAGAACAAGATCCCCGAAATCCCCAACGGCGATGATATCGAGACGTTCCTGAGCACCTCTGGATCGGCCATTTCCGCCAATCCCATGGGGGATGGGGGCAACTCCTCCCACCTGGGCACCATCGTGCTCAATTTCGTGGACTACCAGCAGCGGGAGGGTACCAGCTTCCAGACCATGGAATATGTCCGCAGCAACTTCAGCCGCGGCATCGCGGGAGCCAACGTAACGGTGGAGGAGGAACAGGGAGGTCCCCCGTCGGGACCGCCCATCAACCTGGAGATCTCCGGAAGCGACATCGCGGTGCTGGAGCGCATATCCGGGGAAATCCTGAGCATCATCGAAAACGACCCGGTCTACAGCAAACTGGACGGCCTGGAGACCGATATGCCGGAGGCGCGTCCCGAAGTGCGCGTGAACGTGGACCGGGAAAAGGCGGCCATGTACGGACTTTCCACGCAGATCATCGGCAATACCGTGCGCCAGGCCGTCAACGGGGTGGAGGCCTCCCAGTACCGCGACGGCAAGGACGAATACGACATCACCGTGCGGCTGGCCGAACAGTACCGGCGTGACCTGAGCACCCTGCAGGATCTTACCCTGGTGGAGGAGGGCCGCCAGATTCCCCTTTCCAGCGTAGCCACGTGGGAGATCACCGAAGGACTGGGAGGCATCAATCATGTGGATCAGGAGCGGGTGATCACCGTATCCGCCCAGGTCCGTTCCGGTTACAACGCCAACGCCGTGCTGGGCGAGGTGCAGGGTGTGGTGGGCGACTACCTGGACAGCGAGATTCCGGACGGCTACCGCACAAGCTGGACCGGCCAGCAGGAAGACCAGCAGGAAGCCATGGAGTTCCTCTCCGGGGCGTTTGTGATCGCCCTCTTCCTGATTGCCTTCATTCTCATCTCGCAGTTCAACTCCGTCCAGCAAACCCTTTATCGTCATGACCTCCGTGCTGATGTCCACCGCCGGGGTCTTTTTCGGGCTGGCCTTCTTCCAGATGCCTTTTGTGATCATCATGACCGGCATCGGGGTGATCTCCCTGGCCGGGGTGGTGGTGAACAACGCCATCGTGATGATCGACTACATTGA
- a CDS encoding DUF4293 family protein — MNDPQAWVGWGFATLLGISALGALGCIFLYRDRPGQIQWIGRSLVVQVTTLGYGFGILVSLGGFGSFLWDETVGVLMVALALAAQLYARKKVRDDEELVRSMDRIR; from the coding sequence ATGAACGATCCCCAGGCCTGGGTGGGCTGGGGTTTCGCGACGCTACTGGGGATCTCGGCCCTGGGCGCATTGGGATGCATATTCCTGTACCGCGACCGTCCCGGCCAGATCCAATGGATTGGGCGGAGCCTGGTGGTGCAGGTAACCACCCTGGGCTACGGGTTCGGCATACTGGTCTCACTCGGGGGTTTCGGATCCTTTCTCTGGGACGAGACGGTGGGTGTGCTGATGGTGGCCCTTGCCCTTGCGGCGCAGCTCTATGCCCGCAAGAAGGTGCGTGACGACGAGGAGCTGGTACGCTCGATGGATCGTATCCGCTGA
- a CDS encoding DMT family transporter, with protein sequence MDSSTHAKVFAALAAGLVSFGFAPILVRLAPDTSPLVLVTWRTTFAVLLLAPFWLWYRNPADHPDKVRERRLMALSGLCLGLHFTFWLSSLYYTSVASASVLVTIHPIFMIVVERFWKGRRFPVTTWTGVFLAFGGSVMLGIADSRMEQDFANPLFGNALAFAAALIFVVYLLIGREIRQRRAWIDYVFPVYFFAALTCAVIALGAGDDLSRISTAGIWAGAGLAVGPQIIGHGSMNYAVKYVSPTLLSTLVLAEPLFASFLAFLFFAEMPPVPSIAAMRGDPGRCGSLLA encoded by the coding sequence ATGGACTCCTCGACCCATGCAAAAGTATTTGCAGCCCTGGCGGCGGGGCTGGTCTCCTTCGGATTCGCCCCCATCCTGGTCCGCCTTGCCCCGGACACCTCACCCCTGGTGCTGGTCACCTGGCGCACCACATTCGCCGTGCTGCTGCTGGCCCCCTTCTGGCTCTGGTATCGCAATCCGGCCGACCATCCTGACAAGGTGCGCGAGCGCCGCCTTATGGCCTTGTCCGGGCTCTGCCTGGGACTCCATTTTACCTTTTGGCTCTCCTCCCTCTACTACACGTCCGTGGCGTCAGCCTCCGTGCTGGTTACCATCCATCCCATCTTCATGATTGTGGTGGAACGGTTCTGGAAGGGAAGGCGGTTTCCGGTGACTACCTGGACCGGGGTTTTCCTGGCTTTCGGGGGATCGGTGATGCTGGGTATTGCCGACAGCCGGATGGAACAGGACTTTGCGAACCCTCTCTTCGGTAACGCCCTGGCCTTTGCCGCGGCCCTCATCTTTGTGGTCTACCTGCTCATTGGACGGGAAATTCGCCAGCGAAGAGCGTGGATTGACTACGTCTTCCCGGTCTACTTTTTTGCCGCCCTCACATGCGCTGTCATTGCCCTCGGGGCGGGTGACGACCTGTCCCGCATCAGCACCGCCGGTATCTGGGCGGGGGCCGGGCTGGCCGTGGGACCCCAGATCATCGGCCACGGTTCGATGAACTACGCCGTCAAGTACGTATCACCCACCCTGCTATCCACCCTTGTGCTGGCAGAACCTCTCTTCGCCTCCTTTCTGGCCTTCCTGTTTTTTGCCGAAATGCCGCCTGTACCTTCCATCGCAGCCATGCGTGGTGACCCTGGCCGGTGTGGGTCTCTCCTGGCGTAA